A stretch of the Rhizomicrobium sp. genome encodes the following:
- a CDS encoding helix-turn-helix transcriptional regulator, with the protein MARILGIDVRRLRKARKLSQEALADEVELAVTYVGQIERGKRNPTLDVVETFAKLFGVDPLDLLR; encoded by the coding sequence TTGGCACGCATCCTCGGGATCGATGTCCGGCGGCTCCGCAAGGCGCGGAAGCTGAGTCAGGAGGCGTTGGCTGATGAGGTCGAGCTTGCCGTCACCTATGTCGGCCAGATCGAGCGCGGCAAGCGCAATCCAACGCTCGATGTGGTCGAGACGTTTGCGAAGCTCTTCGGCGTCGATCCGTTGGACCTGCTAAGATGA
- a CDS encoding CoA transferase has translation MKLEGVKVLDLSQFLPGPHLTMTMADHGADVIMVEPKNGTGEPVRAMGTRAADGTAVWFRNIARGKRSLALDLKDKDDVAAFFALADEADVIVEAFRPGVVQRLGIGYDAVAARNPRIVYCSISAFGQGGPWVRKPSHDLGVQALAGTLDLSRGLSDNKPNMPNLVAADMASSLTALSAILMALLARGRTGRGDHIDIAMYDALLAWTPNITGAVLGEGRAPEPHAMRNYGGQAMNRIYETSDGQFIVLAGSEAKFSENLLRALGRLDFLAIAKGEPGPSQAPLIAWFTELFASRTRAEWEAFLAPIDLCWAPVRTLKDALGDANAAARGLLLHDAAGHPHIGPAIKFAAEPAKPGFELPAYEPGKMLGWKR, from the coding sequence GTGAAGCTCGAAGGCGTCAAGGTGCTGGATCTCTCGCAGTTCCTGCCCGGGCCGCATCTGACGATGACCATGGCCGATCACGGTGCCGACGTGATCATGGTCGAGCCGAAGAACGGCACCGGCGAGCCGGTGCGGGCGATGGGCACGCGCGCCGCCGACGGCACGGCGGTGTGGTTCCGCAACATCGCGCGCGGCAAGCGCAGCCTCGCGCTCGATCTCAAGGACAAGGACGACGTCGCGGCCTTTTTCGCGCTGGCGGACGAGGCGGACGTGATCGTCGAAGCCTTCCGGCCCGGCGTGGTGCAGCGGCTGGGCATCGGCTATGACGCGGTGGCGGCGCGCAACCCGCGTATCGTCTATTGCTCGATCAGTGCTTTCGGACAGGGCGGGCCCTGGGTGCGCAAGCCCAGCCACGATCTCGGAGTCCAGGCGCTGGCCGGCACGCTCGATCTGTCGCGCGGCCTTTCCGACAACAAGCCGAACATGCCCAACCTCGTCGCCGCCGACATGGCGTCGTCGCTGACCGCGCTGTCGGCGATCCTGATGGCGCTGCTGGCGCGCGGGAGGACGGGCAGGGGCGACCATATCGACATCGCGATGTACGACGCACTGCTCGCCTGGACGCCGAACATCACCGGCGCGGTGCTGGGCGAAGGCCGGGCGCCGGAGCCGCATGCGATGCGCAATTATGGCGGCCAGGCGATGAACCGCATCTACGAGACCAGCGACGGACAGTTCATCGTGCTCGCGGGCTCGGAGGCGAAGTTCAGCGAGAACTTGCTGCGCGCGCTCGGCCGGCTCGATTTCCTCGCCATCGCAAAGGGCGAGCCGGGGCCGTCGCAGGCGCCGCTGATCGCCTGGTTCACCGAACTGTTCGCGAGCCGCACGCGCGCGGAATGGGAGGCGTTCCTGGCGCCGATCGATTTGTGCTGGGCGCCGGTACGCACGTTGAAGGACGCGCTCGGCGACGCGAACGCGGCGGCGCGCGGATTGCTGCTGCACGACGCCGCGGGCCATCCGCATATCGGCCCGGCGATCAAGTTCGCGGCCGAACCGGCGAAGCCGGGCTTCGAGCTGCCGGCATATGAGCCGGGAAAGATGTTGGGTTGGAAGCGCTGA
- a CDS encoding pepsin/retropepsin-like aspartic protease family protein: protein MKTSVPLTMSENSLEAYVPIAIQGVPKVMLLDTGGAVEEITATVADELHLHRTMGKITLYDVAAQTSSDTVYADLQLGNLKAPAVPMVVWNTPGELSDQPGFAGIFAPDILQNYDVDLDFGARKLSLFSQDHCPGGVVYWPHTVLAVVPMKSLSDGHIIISVTLDGHPVDAILDTGAGGTTLQDRDAEHVYGLKLGSEDTPAIGKFQDGSARPVYRHTFASLGFEGIAVTHPQVDIIPDSMRKRFEAKSEIVTGSNITGTPEPGAGASMLVGMNILRHFHIYIAYKERKVYITPGSAPAAPEAAAPH from the coding sequence ATGAAGACCTCGGTGCCGCTCACGATGAGCGAGAATTCGCTCGAAGCTTACGTGCCCATCGCAATTCAAGGCGTGCCGAAAGTGATGCTTTTGGATACGGGCGGCGCTGTCGAGGAAATCACCGCGACCGTTGCCGACGAGCTGCATCTGCACAGGACGATGGGCAAGATCACGTTGTACGACGTGGCCGCGCAGACCTCGAGCGACACGGTGTATGCCGACCTGCAGCTCGGCAATCTGAAAGCGCCGGCGGTTCCGATGGTCGTCTGGAACACGCCGGGCGAGCTCTCCGATCAGCCCGGTTTCGCCGGAATTTTCGCTCCCGATATCCTGCAGAACTACGACGTCGATCTCGATTTCGGCGCCAGGAAGCTTTCCCTGTTTTCGCAGGATCATTGTCCGGGCGGTGTCGTCTATTGGCCGCACACCGTGCTTGCAGTCGTGCCGATGAAGAGCCTGAGCGACGGGCATATCATCATTTCGGTCACGCTGGACGGCCATCCGGTGGACGCCATCCTCGACACCGGCGCCGGCGGAACAACGCTTCAGGATCGCGACGCCGAGCATGTATACGGACTGAAATTGGGATCGGAAGATACGCCGGCCATCGGCAAGTTCCAGGATGGGTCGGCGCGGCCTGTCTATCGCCACACCTTCGCATCGCTCGGCTTCGAGGGCATCGCCGTCACGCACCCGCAGGTGGACATCATTCCCGATTCCATGCGCAAGCGCTTCGAAGCCAAAAGCGAGATCGTCACGGGGAGCAATATCACCGGCACGCCGGAGCCTGGCGCGGGCGCAAGCATGCTGGTCGGCATGAACATCCTGCGGCATTTTCATATCTATATCGCGTACAAGGAGCGGAAGGTCTATATCACGCCCGGCAGCGCGCCAGCGGCCCCGGAGGCCGCCGCGCCACATTAG
- a CDS encoding acyl-CoA dehydrogenase translates to MSAAEDHSAKPSAKLDRNAFDWADPLLLEGELSAEERMVRDSARDYAQDRLASRVKLAFRHETFDREIMTEMGALGLLGATLPEEYGCAGLNYVCYGLVAREVERVDSGYRSAMSVQSSLVMHPIYAYGSEETRRKYLPKLASGEFVGCFGLTEPDHGSDPGGMTTRAVKDAGGYRLNGAKMWITNSPIADVAVVWAKLDDVIRGFVVERGMKGFSTPKIEGKFSLRASVTGEIVLEDVLVPEANLLPHVRGLGGPFGCLNRARYGIAWGAMGAAEACWHAARQYTLDRKQFGRPLAATQLVQKKLADMQTEITLGLHGALRLGRLIDSGDAAAPAISLMKRNNCGKALAIAREARDMHGGNGVSDEYGVIRHVLNLEAVNTYEGTHDVHALILGRAQTGIQAFS, encoded by the coding sequence ATGAGCGCCGCCGAAGACCATTCCGCCAAGCCCTCCGCGAAGCTGGACCGCAACGCCTTCGACTGGGCCGATCCGCTGCTGCTCGAAGGCGAGCTCTCCGCGGAGGAGCGCATGGTGCGCGACAGCGCCCGCGACTATGCCCAAGACCGGCTGGCGTCGCGCGTGAAGCTCGCCTTCCGCCATGAGACCTTCGACCGTGAGATCATGACCGAGATGGGCGCGCTCGGCCTGCTCGGCGCGACGCTGCCGGAGGAATATGGCTGTGCCGGGCTCAACTATGTCTGCTACGGGCTGGTGGCACGCGAGGTGGAGCGGGTCGACAGCGGCTATCGCTCGGCGATGAGCGTGCAGTCCTCGCTGGTGATGCATCCGATCTATGCCTATGGCTCGGAGGAGACGCGGCGCAAATATTTGCCGAAGCTCGCGAGCGGCGAATTCGTCGGCTGTTTCGGCCTCACCGAGCCCGATCACGGCTCCGATCCGGGCGGGATGACGACGCGCGCGGTGAAGGACGCGGGCGGCTATCGCCTCAACGGCGCCAAGATGTGGATCACAAATTCTCCCATCGCCGACGTCGCGGTGGTGTGGGCCAAGCTCGACGACGTGATCCGCGGCTTCGTGGTCGAGCGCGGCATGAAGGGATTCTCGACGCCCAAGATCGAAGGCAAGTTCTCGCTGCGCGCCAGCGTCACCGGCGAGATCGTGCTGGAGGACGTGCTGGTGCCGGAGGCGAACCTGCTGCCGCATGTGCGCGGGCTGGGCGGACCGTTCGGCTGCCTCAACCGGGCGCGCTACGGCATCGCCTGGGGCGCGATGGGCGCGGCGGAGGCCTGCTGGCACGCCGCGCGGCAATACACGCTCGATCGCAAGCAGTTCGGCCGCCCGCTGGCCGCGACGCAGCTCGTCCAGAAGAAGCTCGCCGACATGCAGACCGAGATCACGCTGGGCCTGCACGGCGCGCTGCGGCTGGGCCGGCTGATCGATTCCGGCGACGCCGCGGCGCCCGCGATCTCGCTGATGAAACGCAACAATTGCGGCAAGGCCCTCGCCATCGCGCGCGAGGCTCGCGACATGCATGGCGGCAACGGCGTCAGCGACGAATACGGCGTGATCCGCCATGTCCTGAACCTGGAGGCCGTGAACACCTATGAAGGCACGCATGACGTGCACGCGCTGATCCTCGGCCGGGCGCAGACGGGGATCCAGGCGTTTAGCTAA